From the genome of Vulpes lagopus strain Blue_001 chromosome 2, ASM1834538v1, whole genome shotgun sequence, one region includes:
- the CD22 gene encoding B-cell receptor CD22 isoform X2, with translation MHLLGPLLLLLEYLAFSDSSYWRFNHPHTLYTWEKACVWIPCSYTIPESGSVLEKLTVYSNYEYNDTTKDFQGSILYETKEFKKNPPQEMRVQFLGNEKFNCTLRINPVSKEDNGWLGIRVNTKTDKWMENINLNVSQTPLPPHIQLPPEIQESQEVTLTCLLNFSCPGFPIQLKWSLQEPAVTLTSLSTKTVSTQSKLTFRPQWTHHGKNLTCQLWDHKAERVLSEDTVYLDVKHAPKLKIEVSPGGANVTEGESVIMTCQVISSNPEYRRISWLKDGDTLQEQETFTLTLSPVTKKMSGKYQCEAFNDVGLGQSDGVVLQVYYAPEPSTVEILSSPAKERNRVEMTCVSLANPPPTNYTWYHNDREVPGITGKAFQIPAVLIGHAGSYSCLAQNSLGLGQVGQKAELDVQYPPKEVTAVIQNPTRIREGDNVTVSCNYNSSNPRVNRYEWNVQGSRNKVFSEVLVIQKVSWDARPIACAACNQWCSWAPSVNLDVQHAPKDVRVQQTSASSEIHSGHRVLLGCNFSSSRPRDVRFFWKKNGIFLKEGRELSFDSISPEDAGNYNCLVNNSIGQTMSEAKMLRVLYAPRMLRVAISPKDEVIEGKKAVLTCESDANPPILQYAWFDWNNQNLRHYDQMLRLDPVKVQHSGAYRCQATNRLGTGQSPPGTLTVYYSPETIGRRVAVGVGFCLATLLLAFWGVKLQRRRVPVSEDPHSLGCYNPVMEDAISYATLRFPVGETNTPRTRDAGTLEAEGPSPNRDDTVTYSVLQKRRVGDYENVVPENVEDEGIHYSELVHLGVGERPLGQEAVEYVTLKH, from the exons ATGCATCTCCTCGGCCCCTTGCTCCTGCTCCTTG AATACTTGGCCTTCTCTGACTCATCCTATTGGAGGTTTAATCACCCCCACACTCTCTACACCTGGGAAAAGGCCTGCGTCTGGATTCCCTGTAGCTACACGATTCCAGAGAGTGGTAGTGTGCTGGAAAAGCTGACCGTGTACAGCAACTATGAATATAATGACACCACCAAGGACTTCCAGGGGTCCATTCTCTATGAGACCAAAGAGTTTAAGAAGAATCCTCCTCAGGAGATGAGGGTTCAGTTCCTGGGAAACGAAAAATTCAACTGCACCCTCCGCATCAACCCTGTGTCTAAAGAAGACAATGGCTGGCTGGGAATCAGAGTGAATACGAAGACTGACAAATGGATGGAGAACATAAACCTCAACGTCTCTC AGACGCCGCTTCCACCTCACATCCAGCTCCCTCCAgagatccaggagtcccaggaagTCACTCTGACCTGCCTGCTGAATTTCTCCTGCCCTGGGTTCCCGATCCAACTGAAGTggtccctgcaggagcctgccgTCACCCTGACCTCCCTGAGCACCAAGACCGTCTCCACCCAGAGCAAGCTCACCTTCCGGCCGCAGTGGACGCACCACGGCAAGAACCTGACCTGCCAGCTCTGGGATCACAAAGCGGAGCGGGTGCTCTCTGAGGACACGGTGTACCTGGATGTGAAGC ATGCCCCAAAGTTGAAGATTGAGGTCAGTCCCGGAGGAGCCAACGTAACAGAGGGAGAGTCTGTGATCATGACGTGCCAAGTCATCAGCAGCAACCCAGAGTACCGGAGAATATCCTGGCTCAAGGATGGGGACACACTGCAGGAGCAGGAGACATTCACACTAACTCTGTCCCCTGTGACCAAGAAGATGAGTGGAAAGTACCAGTGTGAGGCCTTCAATGATGTAGGCTTGGGACAGTCGGATGGAGTGGTCCTCCAAGTATACT ATGCTCCGGAACCTTCCACGGTTGAGATCCTCTCCTCGCCAGCTAAGGAGAGAAATAGAGTAGAGATGACCTGTGTGTCACTGGCCAATCCTCCTCCAACAAATTACACCTGGTATCACAATGATAGAGAAGTGCCAGGAATTACAGGCAAGGCCTTCCAGATCCCAGCGGTCCTCATCGGGCATGCTGGGAGTTATTCCTGCTTGGCACAAAACAGCCTTGGTCTTGGACAAGTTGGCCAGAAAGCTGAGTTAGACGTCCAAT ATCCCCCCAAGGAGGTGACCGCAGTGATTCAGAACCCCACACGGATTCGAGAAGGAGACAATGTGACCGTGTCCTGTAACTACAATTCCAGTAATCCCCGAGTTAACCGATACGAATGGAACGTCCAAGGCTCCCGGAATAAAGTATTTTCTGAGGTGCTGGTAATTCAGAAAGTCTCCTGGGACGCCAGGCCAATCGCCTGTGCAGCCTGTAACCAGTGGTGTTCGTGGGCTCCCTCTGTCAACCTGGATGTCCAGC ATGCCCCCAAGGACGTCAGGGTCCAGCAGACCAGCGCCTCTTCTGAGATTCACTCCGGGCACCGAGTCCTCCTCGGATGTAACTTCTCAAGCAGCCGCCCCAGAGACGTCCGCTTCTTCTGGAAGAAAAATGGAATCTTcctgaaggaaggaagagaactgAGCTTTGACTCCATCTCTCCAGAAGACGCTGGCAATTATAACTGCCTGGTGAACAACTCCATCGGACAGACCATGTCTGAGGCCAAGATGCTCCGAGTGCTGT ACGCACCAAGGATGCTGCGCGTGGCCATTAGCCCGAAGGACGAAGTGATAGAGGGGAAGAAGGCAGTCCTGACCTGCGAGAGCGATGCCAACCCTCCCATCCTCCAGTACGCCTGGTTTGACTGGAATAACCAAAACCTCCGCCACTATGATCAGATGCTGAGATTGGATCCGGTGAAGGTCCAGCATTCCGGCGCCTATCGGTGCCAGGCGACCAACCGGCTGGGCACAGGCCAGTCGCCCCCCGGCACCCTCACTGTCTATT ACAGCCCGGAGACCATCGGCAGGAGAGTGGCCGTGGGCGTGGGTTTCTGTCTGGCCACGCTCCTCCTGGCATTCTGGGGAGTCAAGCTGCAGCGCAG AAGGGTCCCGGTTTCCGAAGACCCCCACTCCCTGGGCTGCTACAACCCTGTGATGGAAGATGCCATCAGTTACGCCACCTTGCGATTTCCTGTTGGCGAGACCAACACACCAAGAACTAG AGATGCAGGGACCCTGGAGGCAGAGGGACCTTCTCCAAACAGGGATGACACCGTCACTTACTCTGTCTTGCAGAAGCGTCGAGTG GGCGACTATGAGAACGTGGTTCCAGAAAATGTAGAAGACGAGGGGATACATTACTCGGAGCTGGTTCATCTTGGGGTTGGGGAGCGGCCTCTGGGCCAGGAAGCGGTGGAGTACGTGACCCTCAAGCACTGA
- the CD22 gene encoding B-cell receptor CD22 isoform X1 — translation MHLLGPLLLLLEYLAFSDSSYWRFNHPHTLYTWEKACVWIPCSYTIPESGSVLEKLTVYSNYEYNDTTKDFQGSILYETKEFKKNPPQEMRVQFLGNEKFNCTLRINPVSKEDNGWLGIRVNTKTDKWMENINLNVSQTPLPPHIQLPPEIQESQEVTLTCLLNFSCPGFPIQLKWSLQEPAVTLTSLSTKTVSTQSKLTFRPQWTHHGKNLTCQLWDHKAERVLSEDTVYLDVKHAPKLKIEVSPGGANVTEGESVIMTCQVISSNPEYRRISWLKDGDTLQEQETFTLTLSPVTKKMSGKYQCEAFNDVGLGQSDGVVLQVYYAPEPSTVEILSSPAKERNRVEMTCVSLANPPPTNYTWYHNDREVPGITGKAFQIPAVLIGHAGSYSCLAQNSLGLGQVGQKAELDVQYPPKEVTAVIQNPTRIREGDNVTVSCNYNSSNPRVNRYEWNVQGSRNKVFSEVLVIQKVSWDARPIACAACNQWCSWAPSVNLDVQHAPKDVRVQQTSASSEIHSGHRVLLGCNFSSSRPRDVRFFWKKNGIFLKEGRELSFDSISPEDAGNYNCLVNNSIGQTMSEAKMLRVLYAPRMLRVAISPKDEVIEGKKAVLTCESDANPPILQYAWFDWNNQNLRHYDQMLRLDPVKVQHSGAYRCQATNRLGTGQSPPGTLTVYYSPETIGRRVAVGVGFCLATLLLAFWGVKLQRSWKRIRSQQGLQENSSGQSFFVRNKKIRRVPVSEDPHSLGCYNPVMEDAISYATLRFPVGETNTPRTRDAGTLEAEGPSPNRDDTVTYSVLQKRRVGDYENVVPENVEDEGIHYSELVHLGVGERPLGQEAVEYVTLKH, via the exons ATGCATCTCCTCGGCCCCTTGCTCCTGCTCCTTG AATACTTGGCCTTCTCTGACTCATCCTATTGGAGGTTTAATCACCCCCACACTCTCTACACCTGGGAAAAGGCCTGCGTCTGGATTCCCTGTAGCTACACGATTCCAGAGAGTGGTAGTGTGCTGGAAAAGCTGACCGTGTACAGCAACTATGAATATAATGACACCACCAAGGACTTCCAGGGGTCCATTCTCTATGAGACCAAAGAGTTTAAGAAGAATCCTCCTCAGGAGATGAGGGTTCAGTTCCTGGGAAACGAAAAATTCAACTGCACCCTCCGCATCAACCCTGTGTCTAAAGAAGACAATGGCTGGCTGGGAATCAGAGTGAATACGAAGACTGACAAATGGATGGAGAACATAAACCTCAACGTCTCTC AGACGCCGCTTCCACCTCACATCCAGCTCCCTCCAgagatccaggagtcccaggaagTCACTCTGACCTGCCTGCTGAATTTCTCCTGCCCTGGGTTCCCGATCCAACTGAAGTggtccctgcaggagcctgccgTCACCCTGACCTCCCTGAGCACCAAGACCGTCTCCACCCAGAGCAAGCTCACCTTCCGGCCGCAGTGGACGCACCACGGCAAGAACCTGACCTGCCAGCTCTGGGATCACAAAGCGGAGCGGGTGCTCTCTGAGGACACGGTGTACCTGGATGTGAAGC ATGCCCCAAAGTTGAAGATTGAGGTCAGTCCCGGAGGAGCCAACGTAACAGAGGGAGAGTCTGTGATCATGACGTGCCAAGTCATCAGCAGCAACCCAGAGTACCGGAGAATATCCTGGCTCAAGGATGGGGACACACTGCAGGAGCAGGAGACATTCACACTAACTCTGTCCCCTGTGACCAAGAAGATGAGTGGAAAGTACCAGTGTGAGGCCTTCAATGATGTAGGCTTGGGACAGTCGGATGGAGTGGTCCTCCAAGTATACT ATGCTCCGGAACCTTCCACGGTTGAGATCCTCTCCTCGCCAGCTAAGGAGAGAAATAGAGTAGAGATGACCTGTGTGTCACTGGCCAATCCTCCTCCAACAAATTACACCTGGTATCACAATGATAGAGAAGTGCCAGGAATTACAGGCAAGGCCTTCCAGATCCCAGCGGTCCTCATCGGGCATGCTGGGAGTTATTCCTGCTTGGCACAAAACAGCCTTGGTCTTGGACAAGTTGGCCAGAAAGCTGAGTTAGACGTCCAAT ATCCCCCCAAGGAGGTGACCGCAGTGATTCAGAACCCCACACGGATTCGAGAAGGAGACAATGTGACCGTGTCCTGTAACTACAATTCCAGTAATCCCCGAGTTAACCGATACGAATGGAACGTCCAAGGCTCCCGGAATAAAGTATTTTCTGAGGTGCTGGTAATTCAGAAAGTCTCCTGGGACGCCAGGCCAATCGCCTGTGCAGCCTGTAACCAGTGGTGTTCGTGGGCTCCCTCTGTCAACCTGGATGTCCAGC ATGCCCCCAAGGACGTCAGGGTCCAGCAGACCAGCGCCTCTTCTGAGATTCACTCCGGGCACCGAGTCCTCCTCGGATGTAACTTCTCAAGCAGCCGCCCCAGAGACGTCCGCTTCTTCTGGAAGAAAAATGGAATCTTcctgaaggaaggaagagaactgAGCTTTGACTCCATCTCTCCAGAAGACGCTGGCAATTATAACTGCCTGGTGAACAACTCCATCGGACAGACCATGTCTGAGGCCAAGATGCTCCGAGTGCTGT ACGCACCAAGGATGCTGCGCGTGGCCATTAGCCCGAAGGACGAAGTGATAGAGGGGAAGAAGGCAGTCCTGACCTGCGAGAGCGATGCCAACCCTCCCATCCTCCAGTACGCCTGGTTTGACTGGAATAACCAAAACCTCCGCCACTATGATCAGATGCTGAGATTGGATCCGGTGAAGGTCCAGCATTCCGGCGCCTATCGGTGCCAGGCGACCAACCGGCTGGGCACAGGCCAGTCGCCCCCCGGCACCCTCACTGTCTATT ACAGCCCGGAGACCATCGGCAGGAGAGTGGCCGTGGGCGTGGGTTTCTGTCTGGCCACGCTCCTCCTGGCATTCTGGGGAGTCAAGCTGCAGCGCAG CTGGAAGAGGATACGGAGCCAGCAGGGGCTCCAGGAAAATTCTAGTGGGCAGAGCTTCTTTGTGAGGAATAAAAAG ATTAGAAGGGTCCCGGTTTCCGAAGACCCCCACTCCCTGGGCTGCTACAACCCTGTGATGGAAGATGCCATCAGTTACGCCACCTTGCGATTTCCTGTTGGCGAGACCAACACACCAAGAACTAG AGATGCAGGGACCCTGGAGGCAGAGGGACCTTCTCCAAACAGGGATGACACCGTCACTTACTCTGTCTTGCAGAAGCGTCGAGTG GGCGACTATGAGAACGTGGTTCCAGAAAATGTAGAAGACGAGGGGATACATTACTCGGAGCTGGTTCATCTTGGGGTTGGGGAGCGGCCTCTGGGCCAGGAAGCGGTGGAGTACGTGACCCTCAAGCACTGA
- the CD22 gene encoding B-cell receptor CD22 isoform X4 produces the protein MHLLGPLLLLLEYLAFSDSSYWRFNHPHTLYTWEKACVWIPCSYTIPESGSVLEKLTVYSNYEYNDTTKDFQGSILYETKEFKKNPPQEMRVQFLGNEKFNCTLRINPVSKEDNGWLGIRVNTKTDKWMENINLNVSQTPLPPHIQLPPEIQESQEVTLTCLLNFSCPGFPIQLKWSLQEPAVTLTSLSTKTVSTQSKLTFRPQWTHHGKNLTCQLWDHKAERVLSEDTVYLDVKHPPKEVTAVIQNPTRIREGDNVTVSCNYNSSNPRVNRYEWNVQGSRNKVFSEVLVIQKVSWDARPIACAACNQWCSWAPSVNLDVQHAPKDVRVQQTSASSEIHSGHRVLLGCNFSSSRPRDVRFFWKKNGIFLKEGRELSFDSISPEDAGNYNCLVNNSIGQTMSEAKMLRVLYAPRMLRVAISPKDEVIEGKKAVLTCESDANPPILQYAWFDWNNQNLRHYDQMLRLDPVKVQHSGAYRCQATNRLGTGQSPPGTLTVYYSPETIGRRVAVGVGFCLATLLLAFWGVKLQRSWKRIRSQQGLQENSSGQSFFVRNKKIRRVPVSEDPHSLGCYNPVMEDAISYATLRFPVGETNTPRTRDAGTLEAEGPSPNRDDTVTYSVLQKRRVGDYENVVPENVEDEGIHYSELVHLGVGERPLGQEAVEYVTLKH, from the exons ATGCATCTCCTCGGCCCCTTGCTCCTGCTCCTTG AATACTTGGCCTTCTCTGACTCATCCTATTGGAGGTTTAATCACCCCCACACTCTCTACACCTGGGAAAAGGCCTGCGTCTGGATTCCCTGTAGCTACACGATTCCAGAGAGTGGTAGTGTGCTGGAAAAGCTGACCGTGTACAGCAACTATGAATATAATGACACCACCAAGGACTTCCAGGGGTCCATTCTCTATGAGACCAAAGAGTTTAAGAAGAATCCTCCTCAGGAGATGAGGGTTCAGTTCCTGGGAAACGAAAAATTCAACTGCACCCTCCGCATCAACCCTGTGTCTAAAGAAGACAATGGCTGGCTGGGAATCAGAGTGAATACGAAGACTGACAAATGGATGGAGAACATAAACCTCAACGTCTCTC AGACGCCGCTTCCACCTCACATCCAGCTCCCTCCAgagatccaggagtcccaggaagTCACTCTGACCTGCCTGCTGAATTTCTCCTGCCCTGGGTTCCCGATCCAACTGAAGTggtccctgcaggagcctgccgTCACCCTGACCTCCCTGAGCACCAAGACCGTCTCCACCCAGAGCAAGCTCACCTTCCGGCCGCAGTGGACGCACCACGGCAAGAACCTGACCTGCCAGCTCTGGGATCACAAAGCGGAGCGGGTGCTCTCTGAGGACACGGTGTACCTGGATGTGAAGC ATCCCCCCAAGGAGGTGACCGCAGTGATTCAGAACCCCACACGGATTCGAGAAGGAGACAATGTGACCGTGTCCTGTAACTACAATTCCAGTAATCCCCGAGTTAACCGATACGAATGGAACGTCCAAGGCTCCCGGAATAAAGTATTTTCTGAGGTGCTGGTAATTCAGAAAGTCTCCTGGGACGCCAGGCCAATCGCCTGTGCAGCCTGTAACCAGTGGTGTTCGTGGGCTCCCTCTGTCAACCTGGATGTCCAGC ATGCCCCCAAGGACGTCAGGGTCCAGCAGACCAGCGCCTCTTCTGAGATTCACTCCGGGCACCGAGTCCTCCTCGGATGTAACTTCTCAAGCAGCCGCCCCAGAGACGTCCGCTTCTTCTGGAAGAAAAATGGAATCTTcctgaaggaaggaagagaactgAGCTTTGACTCCATCTCTCCAGAAGACGCTGGCAATTATAACTGCCTGGTGAACAACTCCATCGGACAGACCATGTCTGAGGCCAAGATGCTCCGAGTGCTGT ACGCACCAAGGATGCTGCGCGTGGCCATTAGCCCGAAGGACGAAGTGATAGAGGGGAAGAAGGCAGTCCTGACCTGCGAGAGCGATGCCAACCCTCCCATCCTCCAGTACGCCTGGTTTGACTGGAATAACCAAAACCTCCGCCACTATGATCAGATGCTGAGATTGGATCCGGTGAAGGTCCAGCATTCCGGCGCCTATCGGTGCCAGGCGACCAACCGGCTGGGCACAGGCCAGTCGCCCCCCGGCACCCTCACTGTCTATT ACAGCCCGGAGACCATCGGCAGGAGAGTGGCCGTGGGCGTGGGTTTCTGTCTGGCCACGCTCCTCCTGGCATTCTGGGGAGTCAAGCTGCAGCGCAG CTGGAAGAGGATACGGAGCCAGCAGGGGCTCCAGGAAAATTCTAGTGGGCAGAGCTTCTTTGTGAGGAATAAAAAG ATTAGAAGGGTCCCGGTTTCCGAAGACCCCCACTCCCTGGGCTGCTACAACCCTGTGATGGAAGATGCCATCAGTTACGCCACCTTGCGATTTCCTGTTGGCGAGACCAACACACCAAGAACTAG AGATGCAGGGACCCTGGAGGCAGAGGGACCTTCTCCAAACAGGGATGACACCGTCACTTACTCTGTCTTGCAGAAGCGTCGAGTG GGCGACTATGAGAACGTGGTTCCAGAAAATGTAGAAGACGAGGGGATACATTACTCGGAGCTGGTTCATCTTGGGGTTGGGGAGCGGCCTCTGGGCCAGGAAGCGGTGGAGTACGTGACCCTCAAGCACTGA
- the CD22 gene encoding B-cell receptor CD22 isoform X3 — protein sequence MRVQFLGNEKFNCTLRINPVSKEDNGWLGIRVNTKTDKWMENINLNVSQTPLPPHIQLPPEIQESQEVTLTCLLNFSCPGFPIQLKWSLQEPAVTLTSLSTKTVSTQSKLTFRPQWTHHGKNLTCQLWDHKAERVLSEDTVYLDVKHAPKLKIEVSPGGANVTEGESVIMTCQVISSNPEYRRISWLKDGDTLQEQETFTLTLSPVTKKMSGKYQCEAFNDVGLGQSDGVVLQVYYAPEPSTVEILSSPAKERNRVEMTCVSLANPPPTNYTWYHNDREVPGITGKAFQIPAVLIGHAGSYSCLAQNSLGLGQVGQKAELDVQYPPKEVTAVIQNPTRIREGDNVTVSCNYNSSNPRVNRYEWNVQGSRNKVFSEVLVIQKVSWDARPIACAACNQWCSWAPSVNLDVQHAPKDVRVQQTSASSEIHSGHRVLLGCNFSSSRPRDVRFFWKKNGIFLKEGRELSFDSISPEDAGNYNCLVNNSIGQTMSEAKMLRVLYAPRMLRVAISPKDEVIEGKKAVLTCESDANPPILQYAWFDWNNQNLRHYDQMLRLDPVKVQHSGAYRCQATNRLGTGQSPPGTLTVYYSPETIGRRVAVGVGFCLATLLLAFWGVKLQRSWKRIRSQQGLQENSSGQSFFVRNKKIRRVPVSEDPHSLGCYNPVMEDAISYATLRFPVGETNTPRTRDAGTLEAEGPSPNRDDTVTYSVLQKRRVGDYENVVPENVEDEGIHYSELVHLGVGERPLGQEAVEYVTLKH from the exons ATGAGGGTTCAGTTCCTGGGAAACGAAAAATTCAACTGCACCCTCCGCATCAACCCTGTGTCTAAAGAAGACAATGGCTGGCTGGGAATCAGAGTGAATACGAAGACTGACAAATGGATGGAGAACATAAACCTCAACGTCTCTC AGACGCCGCTTCCACCTCACATCCAGCTCCCTCCAgagatccaggagtcccaggaagTCACTCTGACCTGCCTGCTGAATTTCTCCTGCCCTGGGTTCCCGATCCAACTGAAGTggtccctgcaggagcctgccgTCACCCTGACCTCCCTGAGCACCAAGACCGTCTCCACCCAGAGCAAGCTCACCTTCCGGCCGCAGTGGACGCACCACGGCAAGAACCTGACCTGCCAGCTCTGGGATCACAAAGCGGAGCGGGTGCTCTCTGAGGACACGGTGTACCTGGATGTGAAGC ATGCCCCAAAGTTGAAGATTGAGGTCAGTCCCGGAGGAGCCAACGTAACAGAGGGAGAGTCTGTGATCATGACGTGCCAAGTCATCAGCAGCAACCCAGAGTACCGGAGAATATCCTGGCTCAAGGATGGGGACACACTGCAGGAGCAGGAGACATTCACACTAACTCTGTCCCCTGTGACCAAGAAGATGAGTGGAAAGTACCAGTGTGAGGCCTTCAATGATGTAGGCTTGGGACAGTCGGATGGAGTGGTCCTCCAAGTATACT ATGCTCCGGAACCTTCCACGGTTGAGATCCTCTCCTCGCCAGCTAAGGAGAGAAATAGAGTAGAGATGACCTGTGTGTCACTGGCCAATCCTCCTCCAACAAATTACACCTGGTATCACAATGATAGAGAAGTGCCAGGAATTACAGGCAAGGCCTTCCAGATCCCAGCGGTCCTCATCGGGCATGCTGGGAGTTATTCCTGCTTGGCACAAAACAGCCTTGGTCTTGGACAAGTTGGCCAGAAAGCTGAGTTAGACGTCCAAT ATCCCCCCAAGGAGGTGACCGCAGTGATTCAGAACCCCACACGGATTCGAGAAGGAGACAATGTGACCGTGTCCTGTAACTACAATTCCAGTAATCCCCGAGTTAACCGATACGAATGGAACGTCCAAGGCTCCCGGAATAAAGTATTTTCTGAGGTGCTGGTAATTCAGAAAGTCTCCTGGGACGCCAGGCCAATCGCCTGTGCAGCCTGTAACCAGTGGTGTTCGTGGGCTCCCTCTGTCAACCTGGATGTCCAGC ATGCCCCCAAGGACGTCAGGGTCCAGCAGACCAGCGCCTCTTCTGAGATTCACTCCGGGCACCGAGTCCTCCTCGGATGTAACTTCTCAAGCAGCCGCCCCAGAGACGTCCGCTTCTTCTGGAAGAAAAATGGAATCTTcctgaaggaaggaagagaactgAGCTTTGACTCCATCTCTCCAGAAGACGCTGGCAATTATAACTGCCTGGTGAACAACTCCATCGGACAGACCATGTCTGAGGCCAAGATGCTCCGAGTGCTGT ACGCACCAAGGATGCTGCGCGTGGCCATTAGCCCGAAGGACGAAGTGATAGAGGGGAAGAAGGCAGTCCTGACCTGCGAGAGCGATGCCAACCCTCCCATCCTCCAGTACGCCTGGTTTGACTGGAATAACCAAAACCTCCGCCACTATGATCAGATGCTGAGATTGGATCCGGTGAAGGTCCAGCATTCCGGCGCCTATCGGTGCCAGGCGACCAACCGGCTGGGCACAGGCCAGTCGCCCCCCGGCACCCTCACTGTCTATT ACAGCCCGGAGACCATCGGCAGGAGAGTGGCCGTGGGCGTGGGTTTCTGTCTGGCCACGCTCCTCCTGGCATTCTGGGGAGTCAAGCTGCAGCGCAG CTGGAAGAGGATACGGAGCCAGCAGGGGCTCCAGGAAAATTCTAGTGGGCAGAGCTTCTTTGTGAGGAATAAAAAG ATTAGAAGGGTCCCGGTTTCCGAAGACCCCCACTCCCTGGGCTGCTACAACCCTGTGATGGAAGATGCCATCAGTTACGCCACCTTGCGATTTCCTGTTGGCGAGACCAACACACCAAGAACTAG AGATGCAGGGACCCTGGAGGCAGAGGGACCTTCTCCAAACAGGGATGACACCGTCACTTACTCTGTCTTGCAGAAGCGTCGAGTG GGCGACTATGAGAACGTGGTTCCAGAAAATGTAGAAGACGAGGGGATACATTACTCGGAGCTGGTTCATCTTGGGGTTGGGGAGCGGCCTCTGGGCCAGGAAGCGGTGGAGTACGTGACCCTCAAGCACTGA